The Bubalus kerabau isolate K-KA32 ecotype Philippines breed swamp buffalo chromosome 14, PCC_UOA_SB_1v2, whole genome shotgun sequence genome segment ATTTGGGGTCTCCAGGGCTCTGGACTGTCCACCACCAGAGCAGAGTCCGGCCGGTCCAGGGCCCAGTAGGCTCTCTGGGCGGGAAGGAGCCTCCAAGCCAAAGTCctccggggtggggggcagggttgGGCAGGCATtcttggggcagggtgggggaggggcgagAATATTTTTTCTTCGTGTAACTATAAATGCAGAATCTATCCCGCATCCCAACCCGCCTGTGTATAGAGATATAAATAGAGCGAAAGATATAAGAACTAAATTTGCTAATGACATAATCTTAACCCAAATGCTATTTATTTCTTGAGTCGTCCTCCCCCATCCTCTGCAGACAAGTTGCTATCattccttcattttcttctccaccttCTTGGCTTTGACCAAAAAGCGAATCCTGCCCTATCCCCGTCCAAGACCTGCAGCAGATGAGAGGGCAGGAGCCCAGAGCGGGGGACCAGAGGGGCACCAGAGGCTGTCCTTCCTCGAGTCCAGAGCGCGCGCGGGCAGGGTGAGGATAGGGCGGCGGAGGTACCTAGACTCTGTACATTTTCCATTTTGGAATTTTGGGTTCCAATCGTTGTAAAACTTAATTTATccccagtttatatatatatatattttttagagttgagtttttatttattattaaaaaatcccAGCCCTGCCGAGGCCCGGTGTCCCCCTGGGAGAAGGTCCTGGGTCCGGTGGTCTCGAGGCTTGGGTACCGGCAGCCCGGCCAAAGACTCGCTCTGACGCATGGACTCGAGAGATGAAAACACTTTGTGCGAATAAAGTACGTATGGACACTTACGAGTCTGTCGCCTCCCATTCCTTCCAGTGGCAGCGAGGCAGCTATCAGCAGCCAGTTGCCGGTGTGGGCACCTGGGTGGACGTAAGGTCAAGGGAGAATAggggagggggagcagggaggggttCGGGGAGGAAAGGAAGGTACCTCCAGGGGATGGGGCGAGGCACCTGACTCCACTTGAGCCCGTAAGCTCTGCTTGATTGcctgaggctggggtggggacgGCGGGCGGGATTCTGACCAAGCTGGCGTAGGCTTTCTGGGCGGTGTTTATTCACCACCTGCCCTCAGCAGCCACCCTCGCATGCAGGCTGCCCAGCCGGGCCGGCTTCCTGAGGGCGGGGGTACATTGCACGTACCTCGCTCACGTGAGGACAGCCAGTCTCCGCGAGCGGAGGGACAGGGCCTGCATGCCCAGCGAAGTCCAGGCCCAGCCTATGTCCCTGTTCCCGAAACCGACCGCACCTGCGTCTCACACTAGAACCCCAACGTCGGGCGGTCCCGCTCGCCACCCTTTCCCCAGCCGGAACGCTGGGCGGCGTGCCCCTGACGCCTAGAGTGTCGGAAACGCCTGGGattgggaggagagaggaaggtggtgggggtgggtggcggACGAGCTCCTTGGCCGCAGACGGAACCCAACGCACGAGGCCATGACCGCCGGGGGACCGGTGTTCCCACAGCACCTGCCCCGCGTGACCTCCGGCCGTTTCCGGCGCAGGAGGATGTGGGCGATGAGTGGGGCTCTGCGGCCCTGGGCTCTAATCTTGGCGCGGTCCCCGGGAGCCCGGACCTACGCTGGGGGCGGGAGCGTCTCCTACACGCAGGGCCAGAGCCCAGAGCCTCGGACGCGCGAGTACTTTTACTATGTGGATCATCAGGGCCaggtgggcgggggcggggtctTTACAGTAAGGCAACCCGGCCTCCCGGGTCGCGCTGGAAACACTAGGACGCGCGGCTATGGCCCCAAAGGGTTAGGCCCCCAGAGGACAACGTCCCGCGCCTGGCTGCGCTCTGCGGGCTTTGCATCCCCCGGTCCTGCGTCCCCCGCCGCCGCGCCTGATTTGGAAGCCCTGGCGGTGGCATCCACCATACACACAAGGAAGCAACTCAGCCTCTGCGGAAGAAGTGGCACATCTCATTAGAAACtaaaagggaggagggaagaggcgcGGAAAGGGCATGCCAGCTGAGAGAATCTGTGCTTGAGGAAGTAAGGCGGGGGGCGTGGGATAGATGTGGGGAGGTCGGCAGGGCTCCCAAGTTTATCTTCCACGCGCCTCCCTGCACATGGTGTGCACAGACGAGCAAAGAAAGTGGACATCAGCCCGGGCTcaggcccaccaggcccttctcgCCCTGGGACAGCTCTCTCGAGCTGTTACTCAAGGGCCACGGTCTGCTTCTCTGCAGCTTTTCCTGGACGACTCCAGAATGAAGAACTTCACCACCTGCTTCAAAGGTACCGATGCTCCTTCCACCCCACCTTCCCTCTTCCTTCGGGAAAGGCTCTTAAGCGTTCGCGCTGCCCAACCTGCCAGCCGTCCTGCCCGCGTTAGGAGGCTGGCCGTACTGTGCTTAAAAGCCCCTTAACTGAAGTGAGGCCTGGGTGGCTGTCCGACAGCCGGCACAAGCCCTTGATGTGGCCCAGGGAGAGCCGCCTGCCCTGGGGCAGTAGGGCCCGGGGGACTCGGGGTCTGGCGTGCTGAGCAGTCACGccctttccccctcctccccacagacCCGCAGTTCCTGGTCATGTTCTTCTCCCGCCTGAGACCCAACCGCAGCGGGCGCTACGAGGCCTACTTCCCCTTCCTCTCGCTCTGCGGCAGGGAACGCAACTTCCTACGCTGCGAAGACCGGCCCGTGGTCTTCACGCACCTTCTGGCCGCGGGCCCCGCGCCCCAGCGCCTCTCCTACTGCGGCGGCGGCGAGGCCCTGGCTGTGCCCTTCGAGCCGGCGCGCCTGCTGCCTCTGGCCACGAATGGGCGTCTCTACCACCCAGCGCCGGAGCGCGCGGGCGGCGTGGGCCTGGTGCGATCGGCCCTGGCCTTCGAGCTCAGCGCTTGCTTCGAGTACGCGCCAGGCGCGCCCGAGCTGCCCTCGCACGTGCGCTGGCAGGGCCGCCGTTTCGCACTCACCATGGACCTGGCCCCACTCCTGCTTGCTGCCCCGCCGCCCTGAACCGCGGGCCAGCAGCCGCTGGCACCCGCAGCGCCCCGGGCCGTCAGGCTGCGCACGCGCCACCCGGAGAGCGCGCCGGCCGAGTGCGCGTGCGCGGCGAAGGTGCgccgcggccccgccccgccggcgCTGTCCGAGGTGGCGCCGCGGACCGAGTCCCGACGCCGGCAGGGGCGGGGTCTCCGGGGCCCTACTCCCTCCACACACCCCCGGCCTGGGGAGTTTTCGTCCTCTGGTCTGCCCGGCCCTCGCGACGGCGGATCGGGGCGGCCGGGCGGGAGGCGCGGGGGCTCCAGTGCGCGAGCCCGAGCGGCGCCCGTCCCTCCCCCGCCGGGTGCTGCTCTGTGGGCCGGGGTTCGGCGGGGGAGCCGCGCCGCGGGAGCGTCAGGTGAGGGGGCGCCCGGCCCAAGGTCAGCGGGCGTGGGGCGGGATCAGGGCCCATCCTGGCTCTGTCTCTGTCGACTACTGCGAAGGGCGTGCGACCTGACGGGGACCACGCCCTGCCCTGAACCTGCCCTGGACAGACCACGCCGGAGGGGATGCAGGGGGCGCCTCGGGAGATCAAGGTTCGGGCCTCGCACTGCGCAGAAGAGCGAAGCAGGGCTTCCGCCATTATCCCTTCACTCACCCCTCCTCGCACAGATGGGCCCCCTGGAGACTGACAGCTGTTGCCAAATCCAGTATGTTACACCCCACCTCCTACCCAGTCAGATTAGGAGGGTTTCCGCAGGGTTAAAGTATTTCTGAGCTAGCCTCCCCTGCTGTTCCTGCTTGAGTCCTCAACCATGCCCAGGCCAGCTCTTCCACACGTATCAGCATCTAGGGGGTGTCCACGTGAGCAGCAATCCTCTTAAGTCCTTAAGAAGAGGCCAAGAATCTTCTCTGAGAGGCCTTGCCGCTGAAAGCTGGGTGGGCACTCTAGGCCAGCCCTTTTGCTGAGGGAAGCGGGTCCCAGAGGCTGAGAATGCCCCCCAACTTCTTGGGGTTCACACACATTCTGAGACATCTGGGAATTGCCTCTGCCTAGACCAAAGCAATTACATTAAAACTTTCACTGTGCTTGCTTGTGTTCAGTAATTTTAAATAACCATGTGAGTTAAATTTAGAGCAAGATTTAAATAAACACCAAGGCCACTTGGTAACTTTCCACATGACACACTCTTCCTGGTAGGAGACCTGGTGAACTGGCAGGTGTTCGGAGCAGAGACCATTTGAAGTGGAGGCTAGCTGATGGCACACCT includes the following:
- the C14H8orf82 gene encoding UPF0598 protein C8orf82 homolog; translated protein: MTAGGPVFPQHLPRVTSGRFRRRRMWAMSGALRPWALILARSPGARTYAGGGSVSYTQGQSPEPRTREYFYYVDHQGQLFLDDSRMKNFTTCFKDPQFLVMFFSRLRPNRSGRYEAYFPFLSLCGRERNFLRCEDRPVVFTHLLAAGPAPQRLSYCGGGEALAVPFEPARLLPLATNGRLYHPAPERAGGVGLVRSALAFELSACFEYAPGAPELPSHVRWQGRRFALTMDLAPLLLAAPPP